GTATAATTTTTATGGGTGATTTTAAATGGATATCTTAATTAAAGACTTAAATGAAGCACAACAAAAAGCGGTTAGCCAAACGGAAGGCCCTGTCATGGCAATTGCAGGGGCTGGAAGCGGTAAAACGAATGTTTTAACGAAGCGCATCGCTTTTTTAATAAATAATGTTGGTGTTCCTAAAGATCAAATTTTAGCCATTACTTTTACGAATAAAGCAGCAAATGAAATGAAAGTAAGAATTGCTAAATTATTAAATGCGCCGACGCAATCTATGTGGATTTCTACATTTCATTCAATGTGTGCACGTATTTTAAGAGAGCATATTGAATATTTAGGGTATGATAAAAGGTTTCAAATTATAGATGACGATGATACCGTTCAAATGATTAAATCGATTCAAAAAGAAAAAGGGATAGACACCAAAACGATTGATCCAAGAAAATTAAAGACACATGTGATGAATTTAAAAAGTGAAGACGTAAACATTAGTCATTATAAAGAACCACTAAGTGGTTATTTGAACATTGTTTTTCCTGAATATGTGAAAAGGCTAAAAGAAAATAATTTGGTGGATTTTGAAGATTTAATTATGTTAACCATTAAACTCTTTAAACAAGAAACCCACCTTTTAAATCATTACCAAAAACTGTTTCAATACATTTTGGTAGATGAATTCCAAGATACAAACAATGCGCAGTATGAATT
This window of the Methanocalculus natronophilus genome carries:
- a CDS encoding ATP-dependent helicase; amino-acid sequence: MDILIKDLNEAQQKAVSQTEGPVMAIAGAGSGKTNVLTKRIAFLINNVGVPKDQILAITFTNKAANEMKVRIAKLLNAPTQSMWISTFHSMCARILREHIEYLGYDKRFQIIDDDDTVQMIKSIQKEKGIDTKTIDPRKLKTHVMNLKSEDVNISHYKEPLSGYLNIVFPEYVKRLKENNLVDFEDLIMLTIKLFKQETHLLNHYQKLFQYILVDEFQDTNNAQYE